In a genomic window of Williamwhitmania taraxaci:
- a CDS encoding WG repeat-containing protein: MIRNAIIFLLLLVIQGVADAQSNKGYGYDYFSEFVNGRATVYSEGFWGVIDENGNEIVPPKYHKIYPFYNGRASVQVNSLWGVISEDGKEIISPIYSKIYDFEKGRAQVLAQGKVGIIDTSGKIIVPLIYVRIEPFMAGRALVYKDELFGMIDSTGKEIIPAKYDKIGNFKNGYAEVFLNSKMGIVDVYGKEIVSPQYDKISDFKGGKALVYIEGRVGVIDEAGKELVPSAYNKIGEYVNGKAVIVKGGKFGLLSQDNKEIIPPIYDKIGKFENGKAIMHKNGLCGIIADDGRIVVPLRYQKINFIKNGRAKVLLNGRYGIIDDEGKEIISPRRKPKEYK, translated from the coding sequence ATGATACGAAACGCAATTATTTTTCTATTACTCCTGGTAATTCAAGGGGTTGCTGATGCTCAGAGTAATAAGGGGTATGGGTATGACTATTTCAGTGAGTTTGTCAATGGTAGAGCAACTGTTTACTCCGAAGGATTTTGGGGTGTTATTGATGAGAACGGAAACGAAATAGTACCTCCTAAATACCATAAAATATATCCGTTTTATAATGGTCGTGCCAGCGTTCAGGTGAATAGTTTATGGGGCGTGATTTCAGAAGATGGGAAGGAAATCATTTCGCCAATCTATTCTAAAATATACGATTTTGAAAAAGGAAGAGCGCAGGTGTTGGCTCAAGGTAAAGTTGGTATAATAGATACTTCTGGCAAAATTATCGTTCCCCTTATTTATGTGCGGATTGAACCGTTTATGGCAGGTCGTGCGCTTGTATATAAGGATGAACTCTTTGGAATGATTGATAGCACGGGAAAGGAGATTATCCCCGCTAAATATGATAAAATCGGTAATTTTAAGAATGGCTATGCCGAGGTCTTCTTAAACTCAAAAATGGGAATTGTAGATGTATACGGCAAGGAAATTGTTTCTCCTCAATACGATAAAATATCCGATTTTAAAGGAGGTAAGGCGTTGGTTTACATTGAAGGTAGGGTTGGCGTTATTGATGAGGCTGGAAAAGAGTTAGTGCCCTCGGCTTACAACAAAATAGGCGAATATGTTAACGGCAAGGCGGTAATTGTGAAGGGCGGTAAATTTGGTCTACTTTCTCAGGACAATAAGGAGATTATTCCACCTATCTACGATAAAATTGGGAAATTTGAGAACGGCAAGGCTATTATGCACAAGAACGGCCTATGTGGTATAATTGCTGACGATGGGCGAATTGTTGTACCTCTCCGTTATCAGAAAATTAATTTTATTAAGAATGGTCGCGCAAAGGTATTGCTAAACGGACGTTACGGAATAATTGATGATGAAGGAAAGGAAATCATTTCACCTCGAAGGAAGCCAAAGGAGTATAAATAG
- the glyA gene encoding serine hydroxymethyltransferase: MKRDTQIFDLIAKERERQMHGVELIASENFVSDQVLEAMGSVLTNKYAEGYPGARYYGGCQIVDQTEQLAIDRLKLLFNAEYANVQPHSGAQANMAVFMACLKPGETFLGLDLSHGGHLSHGSPVNMSGILYNAVSYCVKEESGRVDYDMMERMAIEHKPKLLVGGASAYSREWDYKRMRAIADKVGAILMIDMAHPAGLIAATLLENPLKYAHIVTSTTHKTLRGPRGGIILMGKDFPNPWSLTTPKGEIKMMSQILNSSVFPGIQGGPLEHVIAAKAVSFGEALLPEYKVYQALVQKNAAAMAKAFMDKGYKVVSGGTDNHSMLIDLRTKFPDLTGKKVENTLVLADITINKNMVPFDSRSPFQTSGLRVGTPAITTRGLKEAHMGQIVELIDTVLCNVDNQATIDAVRMEVNRMMKDFPLFAW; this comes from the coding sequence ATGAAAAGAGATACTCAAATATTTGATCTTATTGCCAAAGAGCGCGAGCGCCAAATGCACGGTGTTGAGCTTATTGCCTCTGAAAACTTTGTTAGCGATCAGGTGCTTGAAGCTATGGGTTCGGTGCTTACTAATAAATATGCCGAAGGATATCCCGGTGCCCGCTACTATGGTGGATGCCAGATTGTGGATCAAACCGAACAATTGGCTATTGATAGGCTTAAGCTCCTTTTTAATGCAGAGTATGCCAACGTTCAGCCTCACTCCGGTGCTCAGGCAAACATGGCCGTTTTTATGGCTTGCCTTAAACCGGGCGAAACCTTTCTAGGTCTAGACTTGTCGCATGGCGGTCACCTTTCCCACGGCTCTCCAGTTAACATGTCCGGTATTCTTTACAACGCCGTTTCCTACTGCGTAAAGGAAGAGAGCGGCCGTGTGGATTACGATATGATGGAGCGTATGGCCATTGAACATAAGCCAAAGTTGCTCGTGGGTGGTGCTTCAGCATATTCCCGTGAGTGGGACTACAAGCGTATGCGTGCGATTGCCGATAAAGTTGGCGCTATTCTGATGATTGATATGGCACACCCTGCCGGGTTGATTGCTGCAACTCTTCTTGAGAACCCATTAAAGTATGCGCACATTGTAACTTCTACAACCCATAAAACCCTACGCGGACCTCGTGGCGGTATTATTCTTATGGGCAAGGATTTCCCTAATCCATGGAGCTTGACTACGCCTAAGGGGGAGATTAAAATGATGTCACAGATACTAAACAGTTCGGTATTTCCTGGTATTCAGGGTGGACCACTCGAGCACGTAATTGCGGCTAAGGCAGTTTCGTTTGGAGAGGCATTGCTTCCTGAGTATAAGGTATACCAAGCACTCGTTCAGAAGAATGCTGCCGCCATGGCAAAGGCGTTTATGGACAAGGGCTATAAGGTTGTTTCGGGCGGAACCGATAACCACTCAATGCTGATTGATCTGCGCACTAAATTCCCGGATCTTACTGGAAAGAAGGTCGAAAACACCCTCGTGCTTGCTGATATTACTATCAACAAAAACATGGTGCCGTTCGATAGCCGTTCGCCATTCCAAACATCGGGTCTACGTGTGGGTACTCCTGCTATTACCACTCGTGGTTTAAAAGAAGCGCACATGGGTCAAATTGTGGAACTTATTGATACCGTGCTCTGTAATGTCGATAACCAAGCAACAATTGATGCCGTAAGGATGGAGGTAAACAGAATGATGAAGGATTTCCCTCTTTTTGCGTGGTAA
- a CDS encoding S9 family peptidase produces the protein MSIRLFRLFLATLFVATIISCSRVKPPIAEKKPYEITAFGDTRIDPYFWMQERDTPAVLANLHAENAYANSVLKPTEALQEKLFNEMKGRIKEEDVTAPYFDNGYFYYTRFEKNQEYPIYCRKKGTLNTSEEILLNVNELADKYSFFNVADVSVSSNNKIIAYGVDTLSRRKYTIYFKDLVSGKLLPTKISNTTGETVWANDNNTIFYTIKDSSLRPYKVLKHKLSNLDETEDPVVFQEKDLTFSLTLDKSKTNDFIYIASISTLATEYQYLNANTPDASFKIVQPRERGLEYNVTDFDGKFYFVTNYNAKNFRLMAAPITIPSKLNWKEVIPHRADVLLEGFDVYKSFYTVQERKQGLTNIRIVDWKTNTEHVIDFGEETYTASLDYNPDFYATKVRFRYTSLTTPVSVYDYDVATQTKILLKRQEVLGADFNPENYEAKRLWAKASDGVLIPISLVYKKGIKLDGSNPSLIYAYGSYGASMDPYFSTARLSLLDRGFVYAIAHVRGGQELGRQWYEDGKLLKKKNTFTDFIACSEFLIKEGYTSPSMLFAQGGSAGGLLMGAIANMRPDLYKGIIAEVPFVDVVTTMLDESIPLTTGEFDEWGNPKIKEYYDYMKSYSPYDNVTAKDYPNMLVTSGYYDSQVQYFEPQKWVAKLRDMKTDDNLLLFKIDMEAGHGGASGRFKSLHEVALNYAFMLYLLEKTN, from the coding sequence ATGAGTATTCGTTTATTTAGACTGTTTTTAGCCACATTGTTTGTTGCTACCATCATCTCGTGTAGTCGAGTAAAACCTCCTATTGCGGAAAAAAAGCCATATGAAATAACTGCCTTTGGCGACACACGAATCGATCCGTATTTCTGGATGCAAGAGCGCGATACACCTGCTGTCTTAGCCAATCTACACGCTGAGAATGCTTATGCCAACTCTGTATTAAAACCAACTGAGGCCCTTCAGGAAAAACTTTTTAATGAGATGAAGGGGCGGATTAAGGAGGAGGATGTGACAGCTCCTTACTTTGATAACGGCTACTTTTACTATACTCGATTCGAGAAAAATCAGGAATACCCAATTTACTGTCGAAAGAAAGGAACCCTGAATACTTCGGAGGAGATACTCTTAAATGTGAATGAACTGGCGGATAAGTATAGTTTCTTTAATGTTGCCGATGTTTCGGTAAGTTCAAACAATAAGATTATTGCCTATGGCGTGGATACCCTTAGCCGACGAAAGTATACAATCTATTTTAAAGACTTGGTTTCTGGGAAGTTGTTGCCCACAAAGATATCGAACACCACAGGTGAAACCGTTTGGGCAAATGATAATAATACCATCTTTTATACGATTAAGGATTCTTCTTTGCGGCCATATAAAGTGTTGAAGCATAAGTTGAGTAACCTAGACGAGACCGAAGATCCAGTTGTCTTTCAGGAAAAGGACTTGACCTTTAGCCTTACATTGGATAAATCGAAAACAAACGATTTCATTTATATCGCTTCTATCTCTACTCTGGCTACTGAATATCAGTATTTAAATGCCAATACCCCGGATGCCTCCTTTAAGATTGTTCAGCCCCGGGAGCGTGGTCTGGAGTATAACGTTACAGACTTTGATGGTAAGTTTTATTTTGTTACGAATTATAATGCCAAAAATTTCAGGTTGATGGCTGCGCCTATTACCATTCCCTCAAAATTAAATTGGAAAGAGGTTATACCCCATCGGGCGGATGTATTACTTGAAGGGTTTGACGTGTATAAAAGTTTCTACACAGTACAAGAGAGAAAGCAGGGTTTAACCAATATTCGAATAGTAGATTGGAAAACCAACACTGAGCATGTAATTGATTTTGGCGAGGAAACCTATACTGCCAGTTTAGATTACAATCCCGATTTTTACGCTACAAAGGTTCGGTTTCGATATACCTCTTTAACCACTCCCGTGTCGGTTTACGATTATGATGTGGCCACCCAAACAAAAATATTGCTCAAGCGACAAGAAGTTCTTGGGGCTGATTTTAATCCGGAAAATTATGAGGCCAAAAGACTATGGGCCAAAGCTTCGGATGGAGTATTAATACCCATAAGCCTTGTTTACAAAAAAGGAATAAAGCTCGATGGCAGTAATCCGAGCCTTATTTATGCTTACGGTTCGTATGGCGCTTCAATGGATCCTTACTTTAGCACAGCACGCTTAAGTCTTTTGGATAGGGGCTTTGTCTATGCAATTGCCCACGTTAGAGGTGGCCAAGAGTTGGGTAGGCAGTGGTATGAGGATGGTAAACTATTGAAGAAGAAGAATACGTTTACCGATTTTATTGCCTGCTCGGAGTTTCTTATCAAAGAGGGGTACACTAGCCCATCTATGCTCTTTGCCCAAGGTGGGAGTGCAGGGGGCTTGCTTATGGGTGCTATAGCCAATATGCGCCCCGATCTTTATAAGGGAATAATTGCCGAAGTTCCATTTGTCGATGTTGTTACTACCATGCTTGATGAGAGTATTCCATTAACCACGGGGGAATTTGACGAGTGGGGTAATCCTAAAATAAAGGAGTACTACGACTATATGAAATCCTACTCACCATACGATAATGTGACTGCCAAAGATTATCCGAACATGCTCGTTACTTCGGGCTACTACGATTCTCAAGTGCAATACTTTGAACCACAGAAGTGGGTTGCTAAGCTTCGAGATATGAAGACTGACGATAATTTACTGCTATTTAAGATTGATATGGAAGCAGGACATGGTGGAGCATCTGGTAGATTTAAATCGTTACATGAAGTAGCTTTGAACTACGCTTTTATGCTCTATCTACTCGAAAAAACCAATTAG
- a CDS encoding PAS domain-containing sensor histidine kinase — MTPIDNIKIIEKLEAEIVALKMQNQWLSLAVNDCPEAILITDKEGKIDSVNPAFTTITGYTHRDIIGKKPSILKSDIHGDALYADLWTTVLAGHRWEGEICNKRKDGSLYWEKNSIAPIKNEHGEITHFVSTKVDISHFKEKESSQLELLYWKRKVLETLPAGVAIESNGKIIWINKTLSKITGIEEQEILNHPIESMFPSIERDESLSIRAIEEQSKGIIFDIDLRLRQVGKRKIWCNLKAQSFSYSNGNMELVWLFQDISLHKTAEKKLRENEELFQNAFSSNASLMFIASYPAGKIEEINPSFEKRTGFTKEEVLGRTSDTIHLWKSKTKEKIYTLLAEKGSVTDLDTYYFTKEGTRRNCLINIALIESTKGSSTFITLTDTTTSKQALRSLKENEERFRFMAEGINDIISLHSPTPELTIQYISPVVKQILGITSSKLIGLSPRELIAPINSLNEIDGAISRILGKESMREIVQYKFDSIYKETWIETSMKPMMGSDGSIIRIAAVSRDITHRKKIEQQLLEVSEMKDKFLSIIAHDLKNPFNTLLGFSSLLKDNADHYSLKRIKDFAGDIYNAALGGVTLLDELLEWALLQSGRLTSFPTKFNLYDNSKDVFELVNIQAVSKHIILINSIPPDIMVYADKRMDSTVLRNLISNALKFTPSGGIVRVSVKQIQNFVEVSVSDTGEGIPEQDIQKLFRIDVKPSEIGVSSEQKGSGLGLILCQEFVKKNGGTISAKSVFGQGSEFTYTIPAPLSDLATM, encoded by the coding sequence ATGACTCCAATAGATAACATAAAAATAATAGAGAAATTGGAGGCGGAGATTGTTGCGCTTAAGATGCAGAACCAATGGCTTTCCTTGGCAGTAAACGATTGCCCTGAAGCTATACTTATTACAGACAAAGAAGGGAAAATTGACTCTGTAAATCCTGCATTTACCACGATAACCGGATATACTCATCGAGACATAATTGGAAAAAAACCTTCGATTCTAAAAAGCGATATACATGGTGATGCACTATATGCCGATCTTTGGACCACCGTGCTTGCCGGACATCGCTGGGAGGGTGAAATATGCAATAAGCGTAAGGACGGATCCCTATACTGGGAGAAAAACTCCATAGCCCCCATCAAAAATGAACACGGGGAGATTACCCATTTTGTTTCTACGAAGGTAGATATTAGCCATTTCAAAGAAAAGGAATCGAGCCAATTGGAATTACTGTATTGGAAACGAAAAGTTTTGGAAACGCTACCCGCAGGAGTTGCAATCGAATCGAACGGTAAAATCATTTGGATTAACAAAACTCTTTCGAAAATTACCGGGATCGAAGAACAGGAAATTCTTAATCATCCCATTGAATCAATGTTTCCTTCCATAGAAAGAGATGAAAGCCTAAGCATTAGAGCCATAGAAGAACAATCAAAAGGGATAATATTCGATATTGATTTGAGATTACGCCAAGTTGGAAAACGAAAGATTTGGTGCAACCTAAAAGCGCAAAGTTTCTCTTACTCCAATGGGAACATGGAGCTTGTCTGGTTGTTTCAAGATATATCCTTGCATAAGACTGCGGAAAAGAAATTGCGCGAAAACGAGGAACTGTTCCAAAACGCATTCAGTAGCAATGCCAGCCTAATGTTTATCGCATCCTACCCCGCTGGAAAGATTGAGGAAATTAACCCTTCCTTTGAAAAAAGAACCGGATTCACCAAGGAAGAAGTACTCGGAAGAACTAGTGATACCATTCACCTTTGGAAGTCAAAAACGAAAGAAAAGATATACACCCTACTGGCTGAGAAAGGGTCTGTAACCGATCTCGACACATACTACTTTACAAAAGAGGGCACTCGTCGAAATTGCCTGATAAATATTGCGCTAATTGAGAGCACAAAAGGAAGTTCAACCTTCATTACACTTACTGATACCACTACAAGCAAGCAAGCACTTCGCTCGCTAAAAGAAAACGAGGAACGATTCCGCTTTATGGCAGAAGGAATTAATGATATAATCAGCCTGCACAGTCCAACACCGGAACTTACTATTCAATATATCTCCCCCGTTGTTAAGCAAATCTTAGGAATCACATCCAGCAAACTTATTGGATTATCGCCAAGAGAATTAATCGCTCCAATCAATTCATTAAACGAAATTGACGGCGCCATAAGTAGAATATTAGGAAAAGAGAGTATGAGGGAAATTGTGCAGTATAAATTCGATTCCATTTATAAGGAAACATGGATTGAAACTAGCATGAAACCAATGATGGGAAGCGATGGCAGCATCATAAGAATTGCGGCAGTATCGAGAGACATTACGCATCGTAAGAAAATAGAGCAACAACTCCTCGAGGTAAGTGAAATGAAGGATAAATTTCTTTCGATAATTGCACACGATCTTAAAAACCCTTTCAATACGCTTCTAGGGTTCTCATCCTTACTTAAGGACAATGCCGATCACTATTCCCTGAAACGAATAAAAGACTTTGCTGGTGATATTTACAATGCGGCTCTTGGAGGAGTAACCCTTCTCGATGAACTACTGGAGTGGGCATTGCTTCAATCTGGTCGCCTAACTTCATTCCCCACTAAGTTCAACTTGTATGACAACAGCAAAGACGTCTTCGAACTTGTCAACATTCAAGCGGTATCAAAACACATTATCCTAATAAACAGCATTCCACCTGACATTATGGTATACGCCGACAAGAGAATGGACTCTACCGTATTGCGTAATCTCATCAGCAATGCATTAAAATTCACCCCTAGCGGCGGGATTGTCCGAGTATCAGTGAAACAAATTCAAAATTTCGTAGAAGTAAGTGTTTCCGACACAGGCGAAGGGATTCCTGAACAGGACATCCAAAAACTATTTCGAATAGATGTAAAACCAAGCGAAATAGGTGTCAGTTCCGAACAGAAAGGATCCGGATTAGGGTTAATCCTCTGCCAAGAATTTGTGAAAAAAAATGGAGGAACAATTTCCGCTAAAAGTGTTTTTGGGCAAGGGTCTGAATTCACCTATACCATACCGGCCCCATTAAGTGATCTCGCTACAATGTAG